GCACAGGAACGGCTTCAGGGGTGGCGCGTCGCTGTCGCCCTGGCGGCCGCCGCCGCCGGAGCCGGAGCTGCCGCCGGAGCGCTTGAGGATGTCGGTGTAGAGAAACCGGTCACAGGCGGCCACAAACGCCTTGGGGGTCTTGCGCTCGCCGAAGCCGATCACCAGCAGCCCCTCCTCCCGGATCCGGGTGGCCAGCCGGGTGAAGTCGCTGTCGGACGACACCAGGCAGAAGCCCTCCACCCGGCCGCCATGCAGCAGATCCATCGCATCGATGATCAGGGCCGAATCGGTGGCGTTCTTGCCGCTCGTGTAGCTGAACTGCTGCACCGGCTGAATCGCATGCACGTTCAGCACCTCCTTCCAGCTGCTCAGCTGCGGTGTGGTCCAGTCGCCATAGGCCCGTTTCACCGTGGCGGTTCCCACCTGCGACACCTCCGCCAGCAGCTCGGAGATCACCGTGGCCTGGGCGTTGTCGGAATCGATCAGCACGGCCAGGTTCGGCGCTTCGCGGCTCATGCCGGATCCCCCGCGCGCCAGCTCTGATTCAGCAGCTGGATCGGGTGCTGCACCGGCAGCGCTGCGGCCTCCTCGCCATCGAGGTGGCGCCGCAGCTGCATCGTGCAGCCGATGTTGGCGCTGCTGACCAGCTCCGCGCCGGTGCCGGCCAGGTCGGCCGCCTTGATCCGGCCCAGCTCAGCCGCCTCCTGGGGCTGCACCAGGTTGTA
This sequence is a window from Cyanobium sp. PCC 7001. Protein-coding genes within it:
- a CDS encoding NYN domain-containing protein — encoded protein: MSREAPNLAVLIDSDNAQATVISELLAEVSQVGTATVKRAYGDWTTPQLSSWKEVLNVHAIQPVQQFSYTSGKNATDSALIIDAMDLLHGGRVEGFCLVSSDSDFTRLATRIREEGLLVIGFGERKTPKAFVAACDRFLYTDILKRSGGSSGSGGGGRQGDSDAPPLKPFLCEAITAVTQDDGWAPLGMVGSLLQKNDPSFDARNYGFRKLSELVKAQNYLAVKEVPISPGSSQMHLSVRLRGG